The Oscillatoria acuminata PCC 6304 genomic interval CGTTCCAACACATAAACTCTAACCGCTGCGGGAATCCGGATTCGAGGTGTTTTACTCATGGTTTTTAGTAGATTAAGAGGGTAAGTTTAAGAGGTTGGTTCATCAATCATCCGCCGAATATCATCCAGGGGTGATTCCGGTTCACTGGGTAATTCCGGTTCATTGGGTAATTCCGGTTCATTGGGTACGGCTATTTCTTCAACGTCTGGATCATCGGGACAGAATTCAAAGCGGATTCTAATCCGTCCCTTTTGCCAACCTTTCGCCTGATATGTTAACACTTGAGCCTTGATACCGTCTTCAGGATTTTGAGGGGGTGTTTTCCATTTATGAATAGGGTCTTGTTTGAGAAGCAACATTAATGCTGCAATAAATTCACCAGTTTTTAAAGTTGGGTCACCC includes:
- a CDS encoding KGK domain-containing protein translates to MDNNFNILEYDEVVQIQEPLRILSGDPTLKTGEFIAALMLLLKQDPIHKWKTPPQNPEDGIKAQVLTYQAKGWQKGRIRIRFEFCPDDPDVEEIAVPNEPELPNEPELPSEPESPLDDIRRMIDEPTS